The following proteins are co-located in the Flammeovirga kamogawensis genome:
- a CDS encoding C40 family peptidase, translating to MKPKFGLCIYSTLAVRGKAAHSSEMISQLLYGELYQILSFNRSKEWIKIKMIKDDYEGWITYGQHSDVSNEYAQRYLSEEHPIVTRLIYPIFDNQKTIHLSVGSTLPFHYDKCDEMQLKYAKLHSILPSLNNENPVDTASKYLGVPYLWGGRSIFGIDCSGLSQAVMGAHGISLPRDAYQQAEIGKKVALSRSKVGDLAFFNNEKGRITHVGIISGKGKIIHASHFVREDNLTKEGIFSNREGKLTHTLSHIQRVSTKFE from the coding sequence ATGAAGCCAAAATTTGGACTCTGTATATATAGCACTTTAGCAGTTAGAGGAAAAGCTGCCCACTCTTCAGAAATGATTTCACAATTACTGTATGGAGAATTGTATCAAATATTATCATTTAATAGATCTAAAGAGTGGATAAAAATTAAAATGATTAAAGATGATTACGAAGGTTGGATTACTTATGGGCAACATTCTGATGTTTCTAATGAATATGCACAAAGATATTTATCAGAAGAACATCCTATTGTTACTCGTTTAATTTACCCAATATTCGATAATCAAAAAACTATTCATTTATCTGTTGGTTCTACACTCCCATTCCATTATGATAAGTGTGATGAAATGCAATTAAAATACGCCAAATTACACAGTATATTACCTTCTTTAAATAATGAGAACCCTGTAGATACAGCAAGTAAATACTTAGGCGTACCTTACTTATGGGGAGGTAGATCTATTTTTGGAATTGATTGTTCTGGGTTATCGCAAGCTGTTATGGGTGCTCATGGCATATCGTTACCTAGGGATGCTTATCAACAAGCTGAAATTGGAAAAAAAGTTGCATTATCTAGATCCAAAGTTGGCGATCTTGCCTTCTTTAATAATGAAAAAGGAAGAATAACTCACGTAGGTATTATTTCTGGAAAAGGAAAGATTATACATGCTTCTCATTTTGTAAGAGAAGATAACTTAACCAAAGAAGGAATATTTAGTAATCGTGAAGGAAAATTGACACATACATTAAGTCATATTCAAAGAGTTTCAACGAAATTCGAATAA
- a CDS encoding porin family protein has translation MSFKQKIALFFFIISLYSGTVHFSHAQENEEDENKEMHTDEKEHFLFQTSKGQWNVGFGYGLGIAYQNQNLNFTNSQVLIDAFGGIYAGYFLFDKLLLSGYLHGGIRTVSFSYSNKNSESFLGGGPKIRQYLKNGLFGEASYTRSKTELSYVVNENVSKFDGFANVYGVGVGFGNFWMKRISLEVILNYYYLESNYQNTLIDLKKTSSNFSITASISFTGGKTKTE, from the coding sequence AAAAATAGCATTATTCTTTTTTATTATTTCACTGTACTCTGGTACTGTGCACTTTAGTCATGCTCAAGAAAATGAAGAGGATGAAAATAAAGAAATGCATACAGATGAAAAAGAACATTTTTTGTTTCAAACTAGTAAAGGACAATGGAATGTTGGTTTTGGTTATGGACTTGGTATCGCTTATCAAAACCAGAACCTAAATTTCACCAATAGTCAAGTTCTAATTGATGCTTTTGGAGGGATTTATGCGGGGTATTTCCTTTTTGATAAACTATTATTAAGTGGATACCTTCACGGAGGAATAAGAACTGTTTCCTTTAGTTATAGTAATAAGAATTCAGAATCTTTTTTAGGTGGAGGACCAAAAATACGACAATACCTCAAGAATGGTCTTTTTGGAGAAGCATCATATACGAGAAGCAAAACAGAACTTTCATATGTAGTAAACGAAAATGTTTCTAAATTTGATGGATTTGCTAACGTTTATGGTGTAGGAGTCGGTTTTGGAAATTTTTGGATGAAAAGAATTTCTTTAGAAGTAATCTTAAATTATTACTACTTAGAAAGTAATTATCAGAATACCCTTATTGATTTAAAAAAAACTTCTAGTAATTTTAGTATTACAGCAAGCATAAGTTTTACAGGAGGTAAAACTAAAACAGAATAG